The proteins below are encoded in one region of Malaclemys terrapin pileata isolate rMalTer1 chromosome 8, rMalTer1.hap1, whole genome shotgun sequence:
- the ZNF281 gene encoding zinc finger protein 281, with protein MKLGSGFLGGGGSKRAAAMEPTFPPSMVMFNHRLPPVTSFTRAAAPPPAAQHPSQCVLPPPPSAAASSSSAAAETPAPPPPQDVTFKKEPAGAFPSSSSQRSPWGFLQSLVSIKQEKPSEEEQQQHYGGLFGGTGEERHPALGSGSGEGASQSVIQDLSLLHHLHHHPHRDLLLSGRSDGTPGGSDEPKHDAHGKKAKRPKPESQGIKAKRKQSASSKPPLVGDTEAAILSSSQKPHVCEHCSAAFRSSYHLRRHVLIHTGERPFQCSQCSMGFIQKYLLQRHEKIHSREKPFGCDQCSMKFIQKYHMERHKRTHSGEKPYKCDTCQQYFSRTDRLLKHRRTCGEAIGKAGAGMEPGSSNHNIGSLAVLTQGNTSSSRRKSKTKSISIENKGHKSSNKVTESQVPSNMTMQNYAVEIPVVSSSGGLVGAGMEELQKKVPKLVFKKGNRKNADKSYLNFVSPLPDIIGQKPLPGKQSGSLGIVTNTGVEAIGLLQNAGGKPGQISSNYDDAMQFSKKRRYLQTASSNSAFSINVGHMASQQSVIQSAGVSVMDNEAPLSLIDSTSLNTEMKSCHDKSGIPDEVLQSLLDQYSHKSEGQKEDPFSITEQRVDLHASGEHSEMVQEENLSPNSQTASNDKASMLQEYSKYLQQAFERTTNSTGFAFGPSFQFVSLSSTLHNHSLFQDKQIYTTSPLECGFSQSVTSVLPTALPKPPFGMLLGSQPGFYLSALEATHQQLTPSQELDDLIDSQKNLETSSNYQSTSQKLSSQKEQKNLESSTSFQIPPQELASQIDPQKDVEPRATYQIENFAQAFGSQFKLGSRVPMTFITNSNGEVDHRIRTSVSDFSGYTNMMSDVNEPCSTRVKTPTSQSYR; from the coding sequence ATGAAACTCGGCAGCGGCTTcctcggcggcggcggcagcaagAGGGCGGCGGCCATGGAGCCCACCTTCCCCCCCAGCATGGTCATGTTCAACCATCGCCTCCCGCCGGTCACCAGCTTCACTCGGGCGGCCGCGCCCCCGCCGGCGGCCCAGCACCCCTCGCAGTGCGTCTTgccgccgcccccctccgccGCCGCCTCTTCCTCGTCTGCGGCGGCCGAGActcccgcgccgcccccccctcaGGACGTGACTTTCAAGAAGGAGCCGGCTGGGGctttcccttcctcttcctcgcAAAGGAGCCCCTGGGGCTTCCTCCAGTCGCTGGTGAGCATCAAGCAGGAGAAACCCAGCgaggaggaacagcagcagcactatGGGGGGTTATTCGGAGGGACTGGGGAGGAGaggcacccagccctgggcagtggcagtggggaaggagccaGCCAGAGTGTGATTCAGGACCTCAGCCTTCtccaccacctccaccaccaTCCCCACCGGGACCTGTTACTGAGCGGCAGGAGTGATGGCACCCCTGGGGGCTCCGATGAGCCAAAGCACGACGCCCACGGCAAGAAGGCGAAGAGGCCAAAGCCAGAATCTCAGGGAATCAAAGCCAAGCGCAAGCAGAGCGCCTCATCCAAACCCCCGCTGGTGGGAGATACAGAAGCTGCCATCTTGTCCTCGAGTCAGAAACCTCATGTCTGTGAACACTGCAGCGCTGCCTTCAGGAGCTCCTATCACTTGCGCAGACATGTGCTCATTCACACTGGGGAAAGGCCTTTCCAGTGCAGCCAGTGCAGCATGGGTTTCATCCAGAAGTACTTGCTCCAGAGACACGAGAAGATCCACAGTAGGGAGAAGCCATTTGGATGTGACCAGTGCAGCATGAAATTCATCCAGAAGTACCATATGGAGAGACACAAGAGAACACATAGTGGAGAAAAGCCATACAAATGTGACACTTGTCAGCAGTATTTTTCAAGGACTGATAGACTGTTGAAGCACAGACGAACATGCGGTGAAGCCATAGGTAAAGCAGGTGCAGGAATGGAACCTGGATCATCAAATCACAACATAGGGAGCCTGGCTGTGTTGACTCAGGGAAATACAAGTTCTTCAAGgagaaaaagtaaaacaaaaagtaTATCCATTGAAAACAAAGGACATAAGTCTAGTAATAAAGTAACTGAATCACAAGTTCCAAGTAATATGACCATGCAGAATTATGCAGTAGAAATTCCTGTTGTGTCTTCCAGTGGTGGCTTAGTTGGTGCTGGCATGGAAGAATTACAAAAAAAGGTGCCAAAGTTGGTCttcaaaaaaggaaacagaaaaaatgCAGACAAAAGTTACCTTAATTTTGTGTCACCGTTACCAGATATTATTGGGCAAAAACCATTGCCTGGGAAACAAAGTGGCTCTCTTGGTATAGTAACCAATACTGGTGTAGAAGCTATTGGCCTTCTCCAAAATGCAGGTGGAAAACCAGGTCAAATAAGTAGCAATTATGATGATGCCATGCAGTtttcaaagaaaagaagatatttGCAAACTGCCAGCAGTAACAGTGCCTTTTCTATAAATGTTGGACATATGGCCTCCCAACAGTCTGTCATCCAGTCTGCAGGTGTCAGTGTTATGGATAATGAAGCCCCATTATCTCTTATTGATTCAACATCTCTAAATACTGAAATGAAGTCTTGCCATGACAAGTCTGGAATTCCTGATGAAGTCTTGCAGAGTCTCTTGGACCAGTACTCTCACAAATCAGAAGGCCAGAAGGAAGATCCTTTCAGTATAACTGAACAACGTGTAGACTTGCACGCCTCGGGAGAACATTCAGAGATGGTTCAAGAAGAAAATTTGAGCCCAAACTCTCAAACAGCTTCAAATGATAAGGCAAGCATGTTGCAAGAATACTCTAAATACCTCCAACAGGCTTTTGAAAGAACGACCAATAGCACTGGTTTTGCTTTTGGACCCAGTTTCCAATTTGTTAGTTTGTCTTCAACTCTCCATAACCACAGTTTGTTTCAAGACAAACAGATATACACTACATCTCCTCTTGAGTGTGGCTTCAGCCAGTCTGTTACCTCAGTGTTGCCAACTGCATTGCCAAAGCCTCCTTTTGGGATGTTGCTTGGATCTCAACCAGGTTTTTATTTATCTGCTTTGGAGGCTACACATCAACAGTTGACTCCTTCTCAAGAGCTGGATGATCTGATAGATTCACAGAAAAATTTAGAGACTTCATCAAACTACCAGTCTACATCTCAGAAATTGAGTAGCCAGAAGGAACAGAAAAATTTAGAATCTTCAACAAGCTTTCAGATTCCACCTCAGGAGTTAGCTAGCCAGATAGATCCCCAGAAGGATGTAGAGCCTAGAGCAACATACCAGATTGAGAACTTTGCACAAGCGTTTGGTTCTCAATTTAAGTTGGGCAGCAGGGTGCCAATGACTTTTATCACTAACTCTAATGGAGAAGTGGACCATAGAATAAGGACTTCAGTGTCAGATTTCTCAGGGTATACAAATATGATGTCTGATGTAAATGAGCCATGTAGTACAAGAGTAAAGACCCCTACCAGCCAAAGTTACAGGTAA